TTTCTGGGCGGTGAGGGCTTTGGCATGTACATCCTGGCAATGAGCACCTCCTATGTGATGCCGCTGTTCCTTCTTGCGGCAATGGCAGTCAATTATATCTTCTTTAACCTCCTGAAGGCGCCGACACGTGCAGGCAGAAAAATGCTCGATGAGATAGAAGGCTTCAAGCGGTTTCTTGCTGCAACGGAACAGGACAGACTGAATACCATGCACCCTGCAGACCGCACCCCTCAGCTGTTCGAAAAATTCCTGCCCTATGCCCTTGCACTGGATGTTGAGCAGCAGTGGGCAGAGCAGTTCTCGGGGGTCATAGACAAGGCCTCTGCTGCCGGCGGGACAGGTCAGTATCGTCCTGTCTGGTATTCCGGCTCTTCGGCGGGGTCTTTTGGCGCAGCAGCCTTTGCCTCTTCTCTTGGCGACTCGTTCTCTCATGCGATATCGTCGTCATCAACAGCCCCGGGTTCAAGTTCCGGCAGTGGCGGCGGCGGTTCTTCAGGCGGCGGTGGCGGCGGAGGAGGAGGGGGCGGATGGTAGGCCTAAAGGTGTTGTCCGCAAGATAAGCGAGCGAACTATCGTCAGATCGTGAACGAAACTTCCTGCCTGTTAAACGGGCACTGAAATCTCAGGGATACTGCTGTAAGCTTCATCCCTTCTTTGTTCTTGTTCCCTCTGCCGTATTTCGGGTCACCGATCACCGGAAAGCCTGTCATCTCGAAGTGGCGGCGGATCTGATGCAGACGGCCTGTGCGGATGAAGGCAGAAACGAGCGTGCTGTTCTGCTGCGGATCGTATGATATCACCTCATATTCTGTGACAGCTTCTTTATTGTCAAGCGGCAGATTGATGACACCCTTATTGCCCTGCGTCTCAAGATTTCCGAGGACCTCAACGCGGTATTCCTTGGTGATCAGCTTTTTCTGGAAGAGCTCGGAAAACCGCGCTGCAGCTTCCCTGCTGTGTGCAATGATCATGATGCCGTCTGCCTCCCTGTCCAGGCGGTGCACCAGAAAGACCTGCCTCAGCGTCTGAAAATGGAGTTCTGCCTGCCTCAGGAGCGAACAATGGTCGCCGAACATGGTGCCCTGGGCCATGAGGCCTGACGGCTTGAACCATACGCTGTAATATCCCTGATCGCTCACCAGCCTTGGCTCCGGCGGCTTGAGCGAAAGCAGCTTCTCGTCATAATGTATCTCAACATGGTCGTGGGGCGAGAGCACGGTCGTTGCCTTCCTGAGACGCTTCATGCTGCCTTTTCGTTTTACCCAGACAGCGCCTTTGGTCATCGCATCCTTGATCCTGCTCTTCGAAAGTCCGGTCCTGAGCGCAAGGATATCTGCTGCCTGAGACGGCGGGTTCGTGCCTGTTGTCTTGATAACTATCTTTTCCATCGTCTTCGTATTATAAAGGGAATAAGCAGATAAAGGGGGCAGGGGGAGTTATGAAGCCCCGGTAATTGATGGGCTGCCTTTAGGGATGATTGTCTTTTCCCTGGATTTTATTGTACGCTGTACTTCACAGAAGAGCTTGTAACAACAGAGGATCCGCCGTCTATGACTGTTTTATATCAAGAATATTTCGGACTGAAAGAACCGCCGTTTTCGATCGCTCCTGACCCCCGTTATCTGTTCATGAGTGAACAGCACCGGGAGGCGCTGGCACACCTTACCTTTGGCATCCGAAGCGACGGCGGATTTATTCTCCTGACCGGCGATGTCGGCACGGGAAAGACCACGGTATCGCGCTGTCTTCTCGACCAGATGCCGCCTGACACGCATATCGCTTTTGTGCTCAACCCAAGGCTGTCGGTAGAGGAACTGCTTGCCGTGGTCTGTGATGAGCTCCGCATCCCGTATCCTGAAGGCGCGGTAAGCAACAAAGTGTTCATTGACCGCATCAATGATTTTCTGCTTGCCTCCTGTGCAAAGGGTCATAAGACCGTGCTGATCATGGAAGAGGCCCAGAACCTCAGCCCTGATGTGCTGGAGCAGGTGCGGCTGCTTACGAACCTGGAGACGAATCAGTATAAACTGCTCCAGATCATCCTGCTGGGGCAGCCTGAGCTGAAGGAAATGCTGGCACGACCGGGCATGAGCCAGCTGGAGCAGAGGATCACTGCCCGGTATCACCTCGGGCCTCTTTCAAAAAATGATGTGAAAGATTATGTCGTGCATCGCCTTGCCATTGGCGGTGTTGACCGTCAGCTGTTCCCTCCGTCGCTCATGCCAATGCTCTATCAGCTGAGCCGCGGCGTGCCGCGGTTGATCAACCTGATCTGTGACCGCTCATTGCTTGGTGCGTATGTTCAGGGCAAAGACAAGATTGACAGGGCCACGTTAAAGAAGGCGGCTCAGGAGGTTTTTGGAAGGGTTGAAGAGGGTGGGCCGCGCCTTAAGGTCATCGGCCGGATTGTTGCAGGCATAGTTCTGTTTGCTGCGGTGGCTGCGGTCGCAGCGTTTTCGTATCAGCAGGTCTTCTTTCAGCCTGAGCCTCAGCCGGTCAGGGAAGTTCAGATCCAGGAAAAGCCGCAGCCGGCGCCCCCTGTCACTATTCAGTGGCCGCCTGGGCAGCCCCTTGACCGAAGCGAAGAGATGGCATATCAGGAACTGTTCAGACAGTGGGGTTCTTCCTATAAGGTCGTTGGGATGAAGGCTGTCTGCAGACAGGCGGCAAGTGAAGGACTGCAGTGTCTTAAGGGCTTAAGCGATCTAAAACGGCTGATAGAACTGAACAGACCTTCTGTCCTTAAGCTTTTTGATGATAAGGGGAACAGTTTTTATGCCCTGCTCAGATCTGTGCGCGGGCAGAACGCTACGCTCCATCTTGCTGACCGCGATCTGACCGTCGATGTCAGGGAGCTTGAGAAGAAATGGCTTGGTGAATATGTCCTGTTCTGGAAGGTCCCGCCTTCGTGGCGCGGTGAGATCCGGCCCGGAGAGACCGGCCGGCATCTGCAGTGGTTTACAGCGCTCATGGCGAAAAAAACAGGAGACAGCCGTTTTGCCCTGAAGAGGACCTATGACGAAGAGATCGTGAATGAGATAAAACGCTTCCAGCTTGAGGAAGGCCTTGTGCCTGATGGTGTTGTCGGCTCGCAGACCGTGATCCATCTGCATTCCCGCTATGGTGAAGGGGAGCCTCTTCTCAGCAGGGGCAGCGAAGGGATCTGACCATGTCCTATATCCTGGATGCACTCAAGAAGCTCGAAAAAGAACGGAGGAGGGGGCTGATCCCGGGCCTCAGTGAACAGGACTCTGTGGTGGATTATTCCCAGCGAAGGGCTGTATGGCCGTATCTTCTTGCCTCATTTCTTCTTCTCGGTGCAGGCGTAATGATCGCGTGGTTCGTCCTGGCACCGTCAAAAGAGAGAGCTCACCGGGATACGGCAAAGACTGTAAGAACAGTCAGTCAGGACCTGCCGAAGAAGACGGACACTGCCGCGGTTGTCCTGCCGCCGGCCCAGCCTGTGCCTGACGTCAGGAGCGAGATCAAAACGCCTGTCATAAAGAATGACAAGGTCCAGGAAAAACCGGAAAAAGTGGTTGCAGGAAAGAGCGACCTGAACAAAACACCTGTTGTTCCTGTAGAGCAGACCCCAATAAGCAGCAAGGAACAGGGAGCAGTGAGCGAACCGGCACAGACAGAGCCAAAAGGCGAAACTCCTGCGGAGCTTCCGGTCAGGGATAAGCTCTATAAGTTCTCTGAACTTCCGCCGTCAGTAAGGGACAGCCTCAAAAAGTTCTTTTCGATCACAGCCTATATGTATTCGTCCATCCCTGCAGAGCGCATGGTACGCATCAATGATCACATGATGCGGGAAGGACAGGTGCTGGACCCCGGCATCAGGATCGAAGAGATCACTGTTGACGGTGTGATCCTTTCGTATAAGAAGTTCCGCTTTTTTGTCAGCGTAAAGTAAGCTGCATGAGCAAATCTTAAGTGTATTGCAGAGTGTTCCGAAGGCTTTCGGGACCATGACAACCTGATTAATTGAATATCGCGTAAATGCAGATTCAGAAGAAAGCTTGCCAGCCTGCAAGCTTGCAGGCATTTCTATCTCTCTATTGTCCCTGCACGAAGCCGGGCATTCCTCTTCCGCCTGAGCAGCACATTCCTGACGAAAAAAGATGCGATGAAATAGAGGAAGAAATAGGCAAGGAACAGGAAGAACAGGTAGTATTCCGGCATTTCCAGCAGCGTGCCTGCAACAGCGATAGACGAAAATGCAGCAGACATGCAGAGCATGATCGCGACCGTCTGTCGTTTGCTGAACCCGAACTTCAGCAGCACATGATGCAGGTGTGTCTTGTCAGGATAGAAAGGGCTCCTGCCTTTTATCAGCCGCTTGGTCATGACGGTCAACGTGTCAACAATAGGAACTGTAAGGATCAGCAGGGGCGCCACAGGCCGGGCTATGCTGTTCTGCTCCTGCGTCAGGGCAATAGATACAAAGGCAGCAGAGAAGCCCAGGAAGAGGCTTCCCGCATCTCCCATAAAAAGGCGGGAGGGATGCCAGTTGTATCTCATGAAGGCCGCGAGCGCGCCTGAAATAGCCATGCAGAGCAGCATGAGATCCCGGTGATGGTCGATATACCCGAGATAAGCGAATGAGATAAAGGCTATGAGCGATACGCCTCCTGCAAGACCGTCAACGCCGTCGATCATGTTCATTGCATTGATCACTCCCACAAAACCGATCACGGTCATCGGCAGTGACAGGGCAGGGAAGTCGATATCCCCGAGATGAAGCAGATCACCAAACGTATGAAGAGAAACATTATTGCTGAAGTATACGACCAGGACAGCCGACAATATCTGGGCAGCGAACTTCATCCTGTGATGCACTTCCCTGAAATCATCGAAAAAGCCTATCACCACAAGCAGGATCGCGCCGGCATAATAGCCCCTCATGTGGGTGAGTGGCAGAAAAAGAAGGCAGCCGAAGGCAACACCCAGAGACATGCCAAGGCCCCCGACCAGCGGCTTGGCAACAGCATGCATCTTGCGGCGGTTCGGAAGGTCGACCAGTCCCACCTCAGCGGCAAGGCGGGCGAACCTCGGCAGTATGAACATGGTGACAGCGCACGGTATCAGAAATATCAACAGCTCGGTAAGTATCGCGGGCATCTCCACTCCAGGATTTTTCTATTCTATGAATAACATCCCGAAAAAACAAGCATTATGGCCTGCTGTCAAGCATTGCGAGGATCTCGGCTGTCTTGTCACGCATCAGCAGTTCATCCCCTCTGGATTCGACATTTAAGCGGACAACCGGCTCTGTGTTTGAACTTCTCAGGTTAAAACGCCATGACCGGAACTCCATGCTGAGGCCGTCCGTGCGGTCTGTTGAAACAGCATCCCTGCGGTAGTGCTCCTCTATGGTTCTGATCGCGCCTTCAGGATCGGACAGCGTTCTGTTGATCTCGCCGCTTGCAGGGAACATCGCCATCCGCTCACTGACGAGTGCCGAGAGGGATCTTTCTGTTCTGCATATGATCCCGGCAACAAGGAGCCAGGGTATCATGCCGCTGTCGCAGTATGCAAAGTCCCTGAAATAGTGATGGGCCGACATCTCACCGCCGTACACCGCATCTTCGGCGCGCATCCGTTCCTTGATAAAGGCATGCCCGGTTTTGGACAGCATTGGGATGCCGCCGGCCTTTTTCACGATATCGATTGTGTTCCAGGTCAGCCGGGGATCGTGAATGATCCGCGCTCCCGGGTGTGCTGCAAGCAATGCCCGGGCAAGGAGCCCGACAAGGTAATAGCCCTCGATGAACCTGCCTTTTTCATCAAAGAAGAAGCAGCGGTCAAAGTCACCGTCCCAGGCAATGCCGATATCTGCACTATGAGCCTTCACTGCCTCGGCTGTTGCTGCCCGGTTCTCAGGCAGGAGCGGATTGGGAATGCCGTTGGGGAATCTGCCGTCAGGTTCGTGCTGCACCTTGATGAAGCTGAAAGGGAGATGCTTTTCCAGGAGATCAATGACAGGGCCTGCAGATCCGTTGCCCGGGTTCACCACGATCCGCAGAGGTCTCAATACCTTTTTATCTGCATAACCGAGCAGATGGTCAATATAGTCGCTGCGGTGAGCAAGGGGATAGACGCTGCCTTTGCCGGGCGCTGCAGTGAATTTGTTCTGCTCCGCCAATTCCCTGATCTCACGGAGGCCGGTATCGTTGCTCACCGGCTTTGCTGCGTCCCGCACAAGTTTCATGCCGTTATAGTCAGCAGGATTATGGCTGGCAGTCACCATGATGCCGCCGTCCATCCTGAACCGGAACGTGCTGAAGTAAACCTCTTCTGTGCCGCAGACCCCGATATCATGAACATCATTGCCTGAGTCAAGCAGACCCTTTGTGAGGGCTGCGGTCAGGGATGCACTCGACAGCCTGATGTCCCGTCCTATGACCACACGCCTTGTCTTCAGAAATTCGGCATAGGCCCTGCCTATGCGATAGGCAATATCCTCATTCAGCTCATCCGGAACCCTTCCCCGTATATCGTATGCTTTAAAGCAGGTCAGCATCATAGAGATAGCAGGTTGAGGTTAAGGCTAAGGCTGAGGATAAAGCTGAGGATAAAGCTGAGAGAATTGAATGATGAGATTACGGAAAATGCCACTATAATAGCCTCCTATTTATACTCTTTCGCATGATTTCCGCTTTTGTTTTTCATAGCCTGAATCTTATCTTGTGTCCACTCTCAACCTTAACCTTGACCTTAGCCTCTCTTCTTTATTGACCTTCCGTACTCATCTTTGAACCGCACAATGTCATCCTCGCCAAGGTACGTGCCGGACTGCACTTCGATCAGCTCAAGGGGTATCCTGCCCGGGTTTTCCAGCCGGTGTTTTACGCCGAGGGGGATATAGGTTGACTCATTTTCTCCTACAGTCATCACGTCTTTGCCGCGTGTAACACGTGCTGTGCCCTTTACCACGATCCAGTGTTCAGCCCTGTGCCTATGCTTCTGAAGCGAAAGGCGCGCCCCGGGGTTAACGGTGATGCGCTTCACCTGGAAACGGTCAGCGCTGTCAATGCACTCGTATGTTCCCCAGGGCCTGTTCACCCTGAGATGCAGCAGAGCCTCATCGCGTTTCTGTTTTTTGAGCTCTTCGACGATATGCTTCACCTTCTGGGCCTCGTCCTTATGCGTGACGAGCACGGCATCAGAGGTCTCGACGATAATGCAGTCTTTCATGCCGATAGCGGCCACAAGCCTTTCGCCCGCATATATGAACGAGTTTTTCAGATCATGAGCTATCACATCACCGGAAAAGGCATTGCCCTGCCTGTCCTTTGGCAGCACTTCCCATAACGATGCCCAGGAGCCCACATCACTCCACCCTGCGTCAAGAGGGATCACGACAGCAGACTCTGTCTTTTCCATAACCGCATAGTCGATCGAATCACCGGGACATTTTGAAAAGGCTTTTTTGTCCAGCCTCAGGAAATCAAGGTCTTTCACTGAATGCTTCAAGGCCTTTTCAGCTGCCCTGAGCATTTCAGGGGCGTGGCGTTTCAGCTCCTTCAGATATGCAGATGCCCTGAACATGAACATGCCGCTGTTCCAGAGATAGTTGCCTGACTGCACGAAAGACTTTGCCTTTGCAGGCGAGGGCTTTTCTTCAAAACGGGCAACTTGAAAGACAGTAATGGGTGATGAGTGATGGGTGAAGCGTGAGGCGTGAATCGTAAATCGTGAATCGTGATGAGTGCTTCTTTGCCTTCAACCTTTCGCCTTTTGCCCTTAACCTCAACCTTAGCCTTAACCTGTATTTCCTTGCCTTTTTTTATATACCCGTATCCGGTCTCAGGAGATCCCGGCTCAATACCGAAGGTGATAAGTTTTCCCTCTATCGCATAGTTCACGCCTTCTGCAACAGCAGCCCGGAACGCTGCCGTATCCCTGATAACATGATCAGCCGGGAGGACGAGGAGCAGGGGATCTTTCCCTATTGACAAGGCATGAAGCGCAGCAACAGCAACAGCAGGTGCAGTGTTCCTGCCGACAGGCTCGAGTATAAGGGCTGACGGTGCAGCATTGATCTGCTGCAGCTGCTCAGCGATCATGAAACGGTGGTTTTCATTGGCAACGATGAGCGGCTTAGTGATATCAGGGATGCCTGACAGCCTTGCTATTGTTGCCTGCAGCATGGTGCTTTTTCCGACAAGAGGCAGAAGCTGCTTTGGATAGAGCTCCCGGGAAAGCGGCCAGAGCCGTGTGCCGGACCCGCCGGAAAGGATAACAGGGACTATCATTTAGACACCTTGCAGATGTGTAGAAGCGTAGAAGTGTTAATGCGTCTTTCTGTTTTGCTGTTTATCAGCATCTGGTTTTCCTGCCTTTGCTTAAATTGCCGGTTCGCATTCACGCCTGTCCGCTTTCACGCTTTATAGCTTGCCAGCTTGTAAGCTATTAACGTACCATTCATACGTTTTTCTGATGCCGTCTTCAAGAGCTGTTTTTGGTTCCCAGCCGAGCGCCTTGAGCCTCGATATATCAAGGAGCTTCCTTGGCGTGCCGTCCGGCCTGGTTCTGTCCCATACTATTGCCCCTTCAAAACCGACTATCTTTCTTATCATCTCAGCAAGGTCTTTGATGGTCAGGTCAGAACCTGTGCCCACATTCACGAATTCTCCGATCTGCGCTGCATTGTACCGCTCCATAAGAAAAACGCAGGCGTCGGCAAGGTCGTCAACATGCAGGAACTCGCGGCAGGGCGAGCCTGTGCCCCAGAGCGTTACGGCAGAAGAATCGCAGGCCGAGGTCGAGGTTAAGGTTGAGGAAACAGGCACAGCCTCTTCACTGGTGTCTGCCATCATTTCCTTGCTCTTCATCTTAACCTCAGCCTTAACCTTGACCTTTTCTTTATCCTGCCTTTTTTTCGCTTCATGGAACTTTCTTATCATTGCCGGCAGCACATGGGAGTTCTGAAGATCGAAATTATCATGGGGTCCGTACAGGTTTGTCGGCATGACAGAGATAAAGTTCGTGCCATACTGCTCGTTATAGTATAGGCAGAGCTTGATCGCTGCGATCTTCGCAACTGCATAGGGTTCATTCGTCGGTTCGAGGGTCCCGGTGAGAAGGTGCTCCTCTTTCATCGGCTGGGGCGCGAGCTTCGGATAGATGCAGGACGAGCCGAGGTTAAGCAGTTTTTTTGCATTGAACCTGTATGCCGCGTGGATCACGTTCGACGCGATCATGATATTTTCGTAGATAAAATCAGCCTTATACGTGCTGTTGGCCAGAATGCCGCCGACCTTTGCTGCTGCCAGAAAAATATATTCAGGCTGCTCTTTTTCAAAAAAGGCCTCAACATCAGCCTGCCGGGTGAGATCGAGCCTGATGAACGTGACTCGTGATTCGTAATTCGTGACAGGTTCTTTGCTGAAGCAGTTCGCGATGATATTTTCATATCCGGCTGCAAGCAGCCGTTTAATGATCGCTGTGCCCACCATGCCGGTCCCCCCGGCTACGAAGATCTTAGATGTAGGATTCATTGGCTCCAGTATGCACAATGCAGTAAGCAGTAAGCAGATTTACATCATAAAAACAGAAAGAATCATGCAATATATCGATCATAATGTAAGAACACGCGCTATCTTTTGCAGAACTTTTCATGTTTGTCAATCATACCAAAAAGCATTCGATTAAGTTCGTCATATCTGGATTTAAGCTCTTTGTGAACTTCTGGTGTAAGATATCCGGCATCTTTTGACATGTCAATCCAGACCTCTGTTTCGCCTGCTTCTCCTGCCGAATCCACAACCTTGCTAACGAACATTTTGGGGTATAGTCGTTTCTTCCATGCTTCGGCCAGGTTAGCAGGAACACTTCTTGACGATCTTCGTATCTGGTCAGTGAGCGAATATCTTTCTTCTTTTGGAAAGGTTTTCGTAATCTCAAAAATATCCATGGCTAAGGCATATGCCATCTGATAAGCTTTCAGATCCTTATATCCGTTATATATCATCTAATCTTTTCTGTCATGCGCTTTCTATTTTGTTTTCTCGCCACTTTCCTTTTGTAGTATGAGAGCTTACTGGTTACTACCTACTGCCTACTACCCACTGCCCACTGTCTACTCTGTCTATTTATCTTCACTCATGGTATCTCATGATCTTAAAGCCTTTGCCTTTGCAGAACTGGTCCTTTTCAGCCTCTTTCAGGTCTTCGCATACCATTTCTGAAACGAGCTGCTTAAACGTGATCTCGGGTTTCCAGCCCAGTTTCTTCCTGGCCTTTGAAGCATCTCCCAGCAGGGTCTCAACCTCGGTCGGCCTGAAATACCGCGGATCTATCTCCACCACAACGTCTCCCGGCTGAAGGCCGTGATGGGTGATGAGTGATGGGTGATGAGTATCTGAGCGGTCTTTACTGCCTACTGCCTTCTGCTTACTGCTTACTTTACTTACGATGCCCTTTTCTTTTACTCCCTTGCCTGTCCAGGTTATACCGATGCCGACCTCTTTGAATGCAAGCTCGACAAAATTCCGAACTGAATACTGCCTGCCTGTTGCAATCACATAGTCATCCGGCTGTTTCTGCTGCAGCACGAGCCACATGGCCTTTACATAGTCTTTTGCATGGCCCCAGTCCCTTTTTGCATCGATATTGCCGAGATAGATCTTTTTCTGAAGGCCGAGACAGATGCGGGCAACTGCCCGGGTGATCTTTCTGGTCACGAAGGTCTCGCCCCGGACCGGCGATTCATGGTTAAAGAGAATGCCATTACTTGCGTGCATGGCGTATGCCTCGCGGTAATTCACCGTGATCCAGTATGAATAGAGCTTGGCAACCGCGTACGGGCTTCGCGGATAAAAGGGCGTTGTCTCTTTCTGGGGCGTCTCCTGAACCTTGCCGTACAGTTCGCTTGTGGAGGCCTGATAGAACTTCACCTTTTTCGTCATGGTTAAAATGCGCAGGGCTTCAAGGAGTCTGAGCGTGCCGAGCGCATCGGCATTTGCCGTATATTCAGGCGTTTCAAACGACACATGCACATGCGACTGGGCAGCAAGGTTGTATATCTCGTCCGGCTGTGTCTCCTGAATGATGCGAATGAGGTTGGTCGAATCAGTAAGGTCGCCGTAATGAAGTTTGAACCCGGTTTTCTTTTCGTGGGGGTCCTGATAGAGGTGGTCGATCCTCTGCGTGTTGAAGAGCGACGAACGGCGCTTGATGCCGTGGACCATGTATCCCTTGTTCAGGAGGAGTTCGGCCAGATATGCCCCGTCCTGCCCGGTGATCCCTGTAATGAGTGCGGTCTTCTGTTTCATCGGTTTCCCCTTTAAGGCTGCGTATATACTGACGGATATTATACTTTGAGCGGATATGAATCGTCACGCTTCATGGCAAAGGCAGAGATGAAGATGGCCAAGGGTTATGGCTACAGGGATGAGGCAGGCTATAGGCTTATGGCTAAAGGTAGCAGCCCTTCTCCGTATGTACTCAGCACTCTTCACGAATTACGCTTTACGCTTCACGGCCTTTCCCTGCTTTGGGGCCTTTATCACGCCTTTATGATCTTCTTATTTACAATCCCGGCCTTATGAAAGGCATTTCGCGTATCAATGATGCAGGCAGCATAGCGTGCGATGAACGGATAGTCGTACGCAGAGTGGTCGGTCAGAAGCAGCACAATATCAGCTTTTTTCAGCGCTGCAGGCGTCAGTTTTTTCGATTTCATATCAATATCAGGATAGTGGCGGTGTCCTCTGCATAGGGGGACCAGGGGATCGTTATATTCCACTCTGGCGCCCTTTTCCTTCAGAAGCTGCATAATGCGCAGGGACGGTGACTCCCTCTGATCGTCTATATCCTTCTTGTACGCAACCCCCAGGACCAATATCCCGGCCTTGTTGATGCTCTTTCCTTTTTGGTTCAGGGTCTCGATCGTCTTCTGCACCACATAATACGGCATGCTGGTATTGATCTCGCCTGCCAATTCGATGAAGCGTGTTGAGAAATCATACTCCCGGGCCTTCCAGGTGAGATAAAAAGGATCGATCGGTATGCAGTGGCCGCCAAGGCCGGGGCCGGGGTAGAAGGCCTGGAACCCGAATGGCTTTGTTTTTGCCGCCTCGATCACCTCCCAGATGTCGATATCCATCTTGTCAAAGAGCATCTTCATCTCATTTACCAGGGCGATATTGACCGAGCGGTAGATATTTTCGAGAAGCTTTGCCGCCTCTGCGACCTTTGGCGATGAGACGGGAACTGTCTTTGTAACAACCTTGTCATACAGGGCCTTTGCAGCCCTGAGGCATTGCGTTGAATAGCCGCCGACCACCTTCGGGATGGTTGAGGTCGAAAAGTCCCTGTTGTTGGGGTCTTCGCGCTCAGGGGAAAAGGCGAGATAGAAATCCTTCCCGGCCTTCAGTCCTTTTTCTTCAAGTATGCGCCGCAGGTCCTCATCCGTGGTGCCGGGATAGGTGGTCGATTCCAGAACCACAAGCTGGCCTTTTCTGAGATGCCGGGCTATGGCGCGGCCGGTGTTAAAGACATAGGTCATGTCAGGTTCGCGATTTTTGTTCAGCGGCGTAGGAACGCAGATGATAATGCAGTCCATGTTCGACAACCGGGCAAAATCGGTTGTCGGCTGGAAAGCTGAGGAGCTTGCAGGCTGGCCGGCCCTCGTATCCTTTCTGCAGATAGCTGCAATAGTTTCACTCGGGATATGTTTTATATAGCTCCTGCCCTTGTTCAGAAGATCGATCTTTTTCTGATCTATATCAAACCCGGTGACCTTAAATCCGGCCCTGCAGAACTCGATAATGAGCGGCAGGCCGACATACCCGAGCCCGATAACGCCTATCCGAGCCTTGTTATTCTTTATCTTATCCAGAAGTTCCATGCATTACCCCCGTTGAAATGCTGACAATTTGATCTATAGATCGCTTTTCGATTCTAATGCCTTCAATCTTGTCGAAGTCCCGCGCATTTGCAGTGACAATGGTGTAATCCATGGAAAGCGCAGTTGCCGCTATGATGAGGTCGTGGGCTCCAACACGTACGCCCTTTTTTGCCAACGTTGCCCAGAGCCGCGCATAGATGCGAGCTACTGCGGTGTCGAAAGGAAATGCCGGGAAAAGTTCTATGACCTTTTCAACGAATGCCAGCCTTTTTGTCTTGCGTGATTCGGTGTCTGCGCGTTCAACCCCATGCAGAAGCCCGGCAACGGTAACAACGCTTATGCCAAAAGGTTCATCTTCACGACCGCGAACAAGCGTATCTATATCGTCCGCGTTGCGTTCAAGCGAGATGATCTCGCTGGTGTCGAAGATCACTCCCATGAGCTGCTATCAGGCATTGCAGGTTGATCATGGCACAGGTCATTAATATCGCGCGCAAACTGCAGACTATCGTCGCCGAGGCGGGGAAGATTCTTAATGAGAAGCCGAAGCTCGCCCATGGTCCGAAGAGTTCCTATTGATTCAACAGGCACGATCGCAGCCGTCGGTTTGCCCCCCCTCATCACGGTAAAGGAATCTCTTTTATATTTTACAGAGTTCAGTATATCCGAGAACTCACGCGCAGCATCTGTTGCATTAATCGTTTTTATCATACAAATATCCTCTCTGATAATCTGATTATAATATTATCATATATTAATCTACTATGGGCCATTCATCCTGTCAATATTACTCGACCAAAGAGTAATATTGCTCAATGAGATGAGTAACTGTGCAGGTCATATGCAAGCCCTTGGTCTCATGTCTTTTCATACAAGTAATGAATAGTTATCAAGAATAGATCAGTCTCAATAACTTGTCAGATCATCATATCCCGAACGCTCCCCATACGCGATGGGTCGATTTTTCGGCAAAGCTATCGAAGGTGATGACATCCACCGAAATAGAGGGATTTCGTTCCCGGAAGCCGGCATA
The sequence above is drawn from the Nitrospirota bacterium genome and encodes:
- a CDS encoding RluA family pseudouridine synthase → MEKIVIKTTGTNPPSQAADILALRTGLSKSRIKDAMTKGAVWVKRKGSMKRLRKATTVLSPHDHVEIHYDEKLLSLKPPEPRLVSDQGYYSVWFKPSGLMAQGTMFGDHCSLLRQAELHFQTLRQVFLVHRLDREADGIMIIAHSREAAARFSELFQKKLITKEYRVEVLGNLETQGNKGVINLPLDNKEAVTEYEVISYDPQQNSTLVSAFIRTGRLHQIRRHFEMTGFPVIGDPKYGRGNKNKEGMKLTAVSLRFQCPFNRQEVSFTI
- a CDS encoding AAA family ATPase, encoding MTVLYQEYFGLKEPPFSIAPDPRYLFMSEQHREALAHLTFGIRSDGGFILLTGDVGTGKTTVSRCLLDQMPPDTHIAFVLNPRLSVEELLAVVCDELRIPYPEGAVSNKVFIDRINDFLLASCAKGHKTVLIMEEAQNLSPDVLEQVRLLTNLETNQYKLLQIILLGQPELKEMLARPGMSQLEQRITARYHLGPLSKNDVKDYVVHRLAIGGVDRQLFPPSLMPMLYQLSRGVPRLINLICDRSLLGAYVQGKDKIDRATLKKAAQEVFGRVEEGGPRLKVIGRIVAGIVLFAAVAAVAAFSYQQVFFQPEPQPVREVQIQEKPQPAPPVTIQWPPGQPLDRSEEMAYQELFRQWGSSYKVVGMKAVCRQAASEGLQCLKGLSDLKRLIELNRPSVLKLFDDKGNSFYALLRSVRGQNATLHLADRDLTVDVRELEKKWLGEYVLFWKVPPSWRGEIRPGETGRHLQWFTALMAKKTGDSRFALKRTYDEEIVNEIKRFQLEEGLVPDGVVGSQTVIHLHSRYGEGEPLLSRGSEGI
- a CDS encoding general secretion pathway protein GspB, with translation MSYILDALKKLEKERRRGLIPGLSEQDSVVDYSQRRAVWPYLLASFLLLGAGVMIAWFVLAPSKERAHRDTAKTVRTVSQDLPKKTDTAAVVLPPAQPVPDVRSEIKTPVIKNDKVQEKPEKVVAGKSDLNKTPVVPVEQTPISSKEQGAVSEPAQTEPKGETPAELPVRDKLYKFSELPPSVRDSLKKFFSITAYMYSSIPAERMVRINDHMMREGQVLDPGIRIEEITVDGVILSYKKFRFFVSVK
- a CDS encoding undecaprenyl/decaprenyl-phosphate alpha-N-acetylglucosaminyl 1-phosphate transferase, whose product is MPAILTELLIFLIPCAVTMFILPRFARLAAEVGLVDLPNRRKMHAVAKPLVGGLGMSLGVAFGCLLFLPLTHMRGYYAGAILLVVIGFFDDFREVHHRMKFAAQILSAVLVVYFSNNVSLHTFGDLLHLGDIDFPALSLPMTVIGFVGVINAMNMIDGVDGLAGGVSLIAFISFAYLGYIDHHRDLMLLCMAISGALAAFMRYNWHPSRLFMGDAGSLFLGFSAAFVSIALTQEQNSIARPVAPLLILTVPIVDTLTVMTKRLIKGRSPFYPDKTHLHHVLLKFGFSKRQTVAIMLCMSAAFSSIAVAGTLLEMPEYYLFFLFLAYFFLYFIASFFVRNVLLRRKRNARLRAGTIER
- a CDS encoding phosphomannomutase, translating into MMLTCFKAYDIRGRVPDELNEDIAYRIGRAYAEFLKTRRVVIGRDIRLSSASLTAALTKGLLDSGNDVHDIGVCGTEEVYFSTFRFRMDGGIMVTASHNPADYNGMKLVRDAAKPVSNDTGLREIRELAEQNKFTAAPGKGSVYPLAHRSDYIDHLLGYADKKVLRPLRIVVNPGNGSAGPVIDLLEKHLPFSFIKVQHEPDGRFPNGIPNPLLPENRAATAEAVKAHSADIGIAWDGDFDRCFFFDEKGRFIEGYYLVGLLARALLAAHPGARIIHDPRLTWNTIDIVKKAGGIPMLSKTGHAFIKERMRAEDAVYGGEMSAHHYFRDFAYCDSGMIPWLLVAGIICRTERSLSALVSERMAMFPASGEINRTLSDPEGAIRTIEEHYRRDAVSTDRTDGLSMEFRSWRFNLRSSNTEPVVRLNVESRGDELLMRDKTAEILAMLDSRP